From the genome of Uranotaenia lowii strain MFRU-FL chromosome 1, ASM2978415v1, whole genome shotgun sequence, one region includes:
- the LOC129738554 gene encoding zinc finger protein 708-like yields the protein MMSCLVPFCQSVPAVSLRRLPQNKVLANRWLQAIGTGCGLGAIDHHQHLDRLGVCGEHFQAPSDNASDTYQEPSRFHDSKGNLIEVYSCRLCLQFYPREDLSTNALWSEDTELLSVLCDVLKISPLTEDFTRLICLPCLARVEILKSLRKMYLESDRDFRNVTGYMQDYNLALQNEKSYNTCIMEQKVFSNPKESPNRELTISILRVESINNLTEKDSKSEAKSYRCRHCEESFSLISDLNSHASQTHGDETPHMCPECKKCFRFRHNLLKHQNYMHKNVKRPVFESHQNRAKCKLCNETQITTKQLAKHIKLAHPTESYPLVQCPDCPRTFTSRHQMNRHKQIHTDRFACEQCGEKHVSGQRLKAHVERHHLKQGQQFLCAECPGKTFSCSESLRVHLVEHVKEKPFVCEHCQKAFARKSKLECHIKAVHLGIKSYQCPGCKRAFGFSPNLWNHKRTCSQFIALNGGLKN from the exons ATGATGTCCTGTTTAGTGCCGTTCTGCCAATCGGTGCCCGCCGTAAGTCTGCGGAGGTTGCCGCAGAACAAGGTTCTCGCTAATCGATGGCTCCAGGCCATTGGAACTGGTTGCGGATTGGGCGCTATCGATCATCACCAGCATCTCGATAGACTAGGCGTCTGTGGAGAACACTTTCAAGCACCATCGGACAACGCCAGCGACACCTACCAGGAACCAAGCCGGTTTCATGATAG taAAGGAAACTTAATCGAAGTCTACTCCTGTCGATTGTGTTTACAATTCTACCCTCGGGAGGATTTGTCAACGAATGCTTTGTGGTCTGAAGATACCGAGCTGTTATCGGTTTTGTGCGATGTACTGAAAATTTCTCCTTTAACAGAGGATTTCACCCGTTTGATTTGTTTGCCATGCTTGGCTCGTGTAGAGATATTGAAATCACTCCGAAAGATGTATTTGGAAAGCGATAGAGATTTTCGTAATGTTACAGGTTATATGCAGGACTACAATTTGGCACTTCAAAACGAGAAATCTTATAATACTTGTATAATGgaacaaaaagttttttcaaacccAAAAGAATCACCTAATCGTGAATTAACGATATCAATATTGAGAGTAGAGAGCATCAATAATCTCACGGAAAAAGACAGCAAAAGTGAAGCCAAATCCTACCGATGTCGTCACTGCGAAGAAAGTTTTTCGCTCATATCGGACCTGAACAGTCACGCCAGCCAAACACACGGCGACGAGACGCCTCACATGTGCCCGGAGTGCAAGAAATGCTTCCGGTTCCGACACAACTTGCTGAAACAtcaaaactatatgcacaagaATGTGAAACGGCCGGTGTTCGAGTCTCATCAAAATAGAGCAAAGTGCAAGCTGTGCAACGAAACACAAATCACGACGAAACAATTGGCCAAACACATTAAACTGGCACACCCTACCGAGTCCTATCCATTGGTGCAGTGTCCGGATTGTCCGCGCACTTTCACCAGCCGGCATCAGATGAACAGGCACAAACAAATTCACACCGATCGCTTTGCCTGTGAACAGTGCGGCGAGAAACACGTGAGCGGTCAGCGGTTGAAGGCGCACGTGGAACGCCATCATCTCAAGCAGGGCCAGCAGTTCTTGTGCGCGGAGTGCCCGGGGAAAACTTTCAGCTGCAGCGAGTCGCTGCGGGTACATTTGGTGGAGCACGTAAAGGAAAAACCTTTCGTGTGCGAACATTGCCAAAAGGCTTTCGCCAGAAAGAGCAAACTCGAATGTCATATTAA agcCGTTCATCTTGGGATCAAATCATACCAATGTCCGGGTTGTAAGAGGGCGTTTGGCTTTTCTCCCAATCTATGGAATCACAAAAGAACCTGTAGTCAATTCATTGCTTTGAACGgtggtttgaaaaattaa
- the LOC129738555 gene encoding uncharacterized protein LOC129738555 isoform X1 has translation MASSLNRIFSKKNFSVSNREEEFKGFASEGSDTESVMEEDPVSDSDEDENCGSRKKGVAPAAGSIDDGEKVHRNPTRRPNPKISNRNALLARENRRRKKERLEHLEKEVEGLRDDNGRIRKLLKKKDLLVKQLTQERNYLKSVIANRTGIMAILKSIQSTSRFPMTSSMMSFVKTGEQPDGQSLIGRKISRSSSDEGLGASPIYQMPLDNDERQFVLKESKNSQSLSPTRCVEGGFVPSHPYHTSNGTEPNNNHNDLGTVVSDSTTVVAQQLPAYEDEFSHLPDMDELLATLDHSQHRQNSQVISSEHNYFFEHSNQSPLVGSGRSAGDVSASNFGGGVCVHIVPGGRVSVEFCSACALSSDRAWLEEAEER, from the exons ATGGCTTCCTCATTGAATCgtattttttccaagaaaaatttcTCTGTGAGTAACCGCGAGGAGGAATTCAAAGGTTTTGCTAGCGAGGGAAGCGACACTGAGAGTGTGATGGAGGAAGATCCGGTTAGCGACTCGGACGAAGATGAAAATTGTGGAAGTAGGAAGAAGGGCGTAGCACCAGCCGCGGGGTCCATTGATGATGGAGAAAAAGTACATCGCAATCCTACACGTAGACCGAACCCCAAGATATCGAATCGGAATGCCTTGCTTGCCCGAGAGAATCGACGGCGTAAGAAGGAGCGGTTGGAGCATTTGGAAAAAGAAGTGGAAGGCCTGCGGGACGATAACGGTCGGATCCGGAAATTGCTGAAGAAAAAAGATCTGCTGGTCAAGCAGTTGACCCAAGAGCGAAACTATTTAAAGAGCGTAATTGCCAACCGTACCGGAATTATGGCGATATTGAAGTCGATTCAAAGCACGTCAAGGTTTCCGATGACTTCTTCGATGATGAGTTTTGTGAAGACGGGTGAGCAACCGGATGGCCAGTCTTTGATCGGTAGAAAGATATCCCGTAGCAGCAGCGATGAAGGGTTAGGAGCATCTCCAATATATCAGATGCCTCTTGATAACGATGAGCGGCAGTTTGTCTTGAAAG AATCCAAAAACAGTCAAAGTCTATCTCCCACCAGATGTGTCGAAGGAGGGTTCGTTCCTTCGCATCCATATCACACAAGCAATGGAACGGAGCCTAACAACAATCACAACG ATTTAGGTACCGTAGTCAGTGACTCTACGACCGTAGTAGCTCAACAGCTGCCGGCTTATGAGGACGAATTTAGCCATCTCCCGGATATGGATGAACTGTTGGCTACGCTCGATCACAGCCAGCACCGGCAAAATTCACAAGTAATATCTAGCGAACATAACTACTTTTTTGAGCACAGTAATCAGTCTCCGTTGGTGGGATCAGGTCGTTCTGCAGGAGACGTCTCGGCATCGAACTTTGGAGGCGGCGTTTGTGTCCACATCGTACCCGGCGGACGAGTATCGGTGGAGTTCTGTTCAGCATGTGCGCTAAGTTCGGACCGGGCCTGGCTCGAGGAGGCCGAGGAGCGCTGA
- the LOC129738555 gene encoding uncharacterized protein LOC129738555 isoform X3, producing the protein MEEDPVSDSDEDENCGSRKKGVAPAAGSIDDGEKVHRNPTRRPNPKISNRNALLARENRRRKKERLEHLEKEVEGLRDDNGRIRKLLKKKDLLVKQLTQERNYLKSVIANRTGIMAILKSIQSTSRFPMTSSMMSFVKTGEQPDGQSLIGRKISRSSSDEGLGASPIYQMPLDNDERQFVLKESKNSQSLSPTRCVEGGFVPSHPYHTSNGTEPNNNHNDLGTVVSDSTTVVAQQLPAYEDEFSHLPDMDELLATLDHSQHRQNSQVISSEHNYFFEHSNQSPLVGSGRSAGDVSASNFGGGVCVHIVPGGRVSVEFCSACALSSDRAWLEEAEER; encoded by the exons ATGGAGGAAGATCCGGTTAGCGACTCGGACGAAGATGAAAATTGTGGAAGTAGGAAGAAGGGCGTAGCACCAGCCGCGGGGTCCATTGATGATGGAGAAAAAGTACATCGCAATCCTACACGTAGACCGAACCCCAAGATATCGAATCGGAATGCCTTGCTTGCCCGAGAGAATCGACGGCGTAAGAAGGAGCGGTTGGAGCATTTGGAAAAAGAAGTGGAAGGCCTGCGGGACGATAACGGTCGGATCCGGAAATTGCTGAAGAAAAAAGATCTGCTGGTCAAGCAGTTGACCCAAGAGCGAAACTATTTAAAGAGCGTAATTGCCAACCGTACCGGAATTATGGCGATATTGAAGTCGATTCAAAGCACGTCAAGGTTTCCGATGACTTCTTCGATGATGAGTTTTGTGAAGACGGGTGAGCAACCGGATGGCCAGTCTTTGATCGGTAGAAAGATATCCCGTAGCAGCAGCGATGAAGGGTTAGGAGCATCTCCAATATATCAGATGCCTCTTGATAACGATGAGCGGCAGTTTGTCTTGAAAG AATCCAAAAACAGTCAAAGTCTATCTCCCACCAGATGTGTCGAAGGAGGGTTCGTTCCTTCGCATCCATATCACACAAGCAATGGAACGGAGCCTAACAACAATCACAACG ATTTAGGTACCGTAGTCAGTGACTCTACGACCGTAGTAGCTCAACAGCTGCCGGCTTATGAGGACGAATTTAGCCATCTCCCGGATATGGATGAACTGTTGGCTACGCTCGATCACAGCCAGCACCGGCAAAATTCACAAGTAATATCTAGCGAACATAACTACTTTTTTGAGCACAGTAATCAGTCTCCGTTGGTGGGATCAGGTCGTTCTGCAGGAGACGTCTCGGCATCGAACTTTGGAGGCGGCGTTTGTGTCCACATCGTACCCGGCGGACGAGTATCGGTGGAGTTCTGTTCAGCATGTGCGCTAAGTTCGGACCGGGCCTGGCTCGAGGAGGCCGAGGAGCGCTGA
- the LOC129738555 gene encoding uncharacterized protein LOC129738555 isoform X2, giving the protein MASSLNRIFSKKNFSVSNREEEFKGFASEGSDTESVMEEDPVSDSDEDENCGSRKKGVAPAAGSIDDGEKVHRNPTRRPNPKISNRNALLARENRRRKKERLEHLEKEVEGLRDDNGRIRKLLKKKDLLVKQLTQERNYLKSVIANRTGIMAILKSIQSTSRFPMTSSMMSFVKTGEQPDGQSLIGRKISRSSSDEGLGASPIYQMPLDNDERQFVLKESKNSQSLSPTRCVEGGFVPSHPYHTSNGTEPNNNHNDLGTVVSDSTTVVAQQLPAYEDEFSHLPDMDELLATLDHSQHRQNSQVVLQETSRHRTLEAAFVSTSYPADEYRWSSVQHVR; this is encoded by the exons ATGGCTTCCTCATTGAATCgtattttttccaagaaaaatttcTCTGTGAGTAACCGCGAGGAGGAATTCAAAGGTTTTGCTAGCGAGGGAAGCGACACTGAGAGTGTGATGGAGGAAGATCCGGTTAGCGACTCGGACGAAGATGAAAATTGTGGAAGTAGGAAGAAGGGCGTAGCACCAGCCGCGGGGTCCATTGATGATGGAGAAAAAGTACATCGCAATCCTACACGTAGACCGAACCCCAAGATATCGAATCGGAATGCCTTGCTTGCCCGAGAGAATCGACGGCGTAAGAAGGAGCGGTTGGAGCATTTGGAAAAAGAAGTGGAAGGCCTGCGGGACGATAACGGTCGGATCCGGAAATTGCTGAAGAAAAAAGATCTGCTGGTCAAGCAGTTGACCCAAGAGCGAAACTATTTAAAGAGCGTAATTGCCAACCGTACCGGAATTATGGCGATATTGAAGTCGATTCAAAGCACGTCAAGGTTTCCGATGACTTCTTCGATGATGAGTTTTGTGAAGACGGGTGAGCAACCGGATGGCCAGTCTTTGATCGGTAGAAAGATATCCCGTAGCAGCAGCGATGAAGGGTTAGGAGCATCTCCAATATATCAGATGCCTCTTGATAACGATGAGCGGCAGTTTGTCTTGAAAG AATCCAAAAACAGTCAAAGTCTATCTCCCACCAGATGTGTCGAAGGAGGGTTCGTTCCTTCGCATCCATATCACACAAGCAATGGAACGGAGCCTAACAACAATCACAACG ATTTAGGTACCGTAGTCAGTGACTCTACGACCGTAGTAGCTCAACAGCTGCCGGCTTATGAGGACGAATTTAGCCATCTCCCGGATATGGATGAACTGTTGGCTACGCTCGATCACAGCCAGCACCGGCAAAATTCACAA GTCGTTCTGCAGGAGACGTCTCGGCATCGAACTTTGGAGGCGGCGTTTGTGTCCACATCGTACCCGGCGGACGAGTATCGGTGGAGTTCTGTTCAGCATGTGCGCTAA